Proteins from a single region of Campylobacter sp. RM16704:
- a CDS encoding Fe-S cluster assembly scaffold protein IscU produces MGKNSLIGGSIWDEYSQKVQDRMNNPKFMGELTQDDAKKANAKLIIADFGAESCGDAVRLYWLVDEKTDKIIDAKFKSFGCGTAIASSDTMVELCIGKTVDEAVKITNLDVEFAMRDNPQTPAVPPQKMHCSVMAYDVIKQAAAQYKGVDADSFEDQIIVCECARVSLGTIKEVIRLNDLKSVEEITQYTKAGAFCKSCIKAGGHEKRDYYLVDILAQTRAEMEKERLKNQNKIDIAFDDMTMVKQLKAVEAVLDNDVRPMLHGDGGDLEVIDIQKSEKNNIDVYIRYLGACSGCSSGSGATLYAIENILQEELSPNIRVIPV; encoded by the coding sequence ATGGGGAAAAATAGTTTAATAGGTGGTTCTATTTGGGATGAGTATTCTCAAAAAGTTCAAGATAGAATGAATAATCCAAAATTCATGGGTGAATTAACACAAGATGATGCAAAAAAAGCTAATGCAAAATTGATTATTGCTGATTTTGGAGCTGAAAGCTGTGGTGATGCTGTTAGGCTTTATTGGCTAGTAGATGAAAAAACAGATAAAATAATAGATGCTAAATTTAAAAGTTTTGGCTGCGGTACTGCTATTGCAAGTAGTGATACTATGGTAGAGCTTTGTATAGGAAAAACGGTAGATGAAGCTGTTAAAATAACAAATTTAGATGTTGAATTTGCTATGAGAGATAATCCTCAAACTCCTGCTGTTCCACCTCAAAAAATGCATTGTTCTGTTATGGCTTATGACGTTATAAAACAAGCTGCAGCACAATATAAAGGTGTAGATGCTGATAGTTTTGAAGATCAAATTATAGTTTGTGAGTGTGCTAGAGTTAGTCTTGGAACTATAAAAGAAGTTATAAGACTAAATGATTTAAAAAGTGTAGAAGAAATAACTCAATATACAAAAGCTGGTGCTTTTTGTAAATCCTGTATAAAAGCTGGAGGCCATGAAAAAAGAGATTATTATCTTGTGGATATTTTAGCTCAAACAAGAGCGGAAATGGAAAAAGAAAGATTAAAAAATCAAAACAAAATCGATATTGCTTTTGATGATATGACTATGGTTAAACAACTAAAAGCAGTAGAAGCTGTTTTAGATAATGATGTACGTCCTATGCTACACGGTGATGGTGGAGATTTAGAAGTAATTGATATACAAAAAAGTGAAAAAAACAATATTGATGTGTATATTCGTTACCTTGGTGCTTGCAGTGGATGCTCAAGTGGAAGTGGTGCAACTTTATATGCTATAGAAAATATTTTACAAGAAGAACTTAGTCCAAATATACGCGTTATACCTGTATAA